The Pseudomonas aeruginosa genome includes the window CGGTCGCCGCGACCTCAAGCGATTGCTCAACGAAGCGGGCGTACCGAGCTTCCTGCGCGGTCGTTTGCCGCTGCTCTTCCGAGCCGACGAACTGCTCGCGGTGGCCAACATTCCTGGCCTGGACAGTCCCCGCGAGGGGGGCTGGCGACTGTCCTGGAGCCCGCCGACGAACGACCCGGGTTTGAGCTAGTAAGCCGTTTCCAGTAGACTACGCTCCCGTCTTGTACTGCTCCCGCCGATTCCCTCCGGAATCAGCAGGAGTTTGCTTTGCCCACGGATTTGTCCGTGGCGGGAGCTGGCCTCCCTTCTCCGAATCCCCGGCGGTTGATCCCGCCTAAACGCTGACTTCTAGGGTTTTTCATGACGCGCTACATCTTCGTCACGGGTGGTGTTGTTTCTTCATTGGGGAAAGGCATCGCTTCGGCTTCTCTGGCTGCGATCTTGGAAGCGCGTGGCCTGAAGATCACGATGCTCAAGCTGGACCCTTACATCAACGTGGACCCGGGCACCATGAGCCCGTTCCAGCACGGTGAGGTCTTCGTGACCCAGGACGGCGCCGAGACCGACCTGGACCTGGGCCATTACGAGCGCTTCGTTCGTACCACCATGACCCAGAACAACAACTTCACCACCGGCCGCGTCTACATGGACGTGTTGCGCAAGGAACGCCGCGGCGACTACCTGGGCGCCACCGTGCAGGTGATCCCGCACATCACCGACGAGATCAAGCGGCGCATCATCAAGGGCGCCGGCGATGCCGACGTCGCCCTGGTGGAGATCGGTGGCACCGTCGGCGACATCGAGTCGCAGCCGTTCCTCGAGGCGATCCGCCAACTGCGCGTCGAGATCGGCGCCAAGCGCGCGATGCTGATGCACCTGACCCTGGTCCCGTACATCGCCACCGCCGGCGAGACCAAGACCAAGCCGACCCAGCACTCGGTCAAGGAGCTGCGCTCCATCGGCCTGCAACCGGACGTGCTGGTCTGCCGTTCCGACCACCCGATCGACGTCTCCTCGCGGCGCAAGATCGCGCTCTTCACCAACGTCGAGGAGCGCGCGGTGATCGCCCTGGAAGACGTCGACACCATCTACCGCATCCCGTCGGTGCTGCATGCCCAGGGCCTGGACGACATCGTCGTCGAGCGCTTCGGCCTGGAGTGCGGGCAGGCCGACCTGTCCGAATGGGACCGGGTGGTCGATGCCAAGCTCAACCCCGAGCGTGAAGTCACCATCGCCATGGTCGGCAAGTACATGGAACTGCTGGACGCGTACAAGTCGCTGATCGAGGCGATGACCCACGCCGGCATCCAGAGCCGCACCAAGGTCAACCTGCGCTACATCGACTCCGAAGACATCGAGCAGCAGGGCACCAGCCTGCTGGAAGGCGTCGACGCCATCCTGGTCCCGGGCGGCTTCGGCCTGCGCGGCGTGGAAGGCAAGATCAGCACCGTGCAGTACGCCCGCGAGAACAAGATCCCCTACCTGGGCATCTGCCTGGGCATGCAGGTCGCGGTCATCGAATACGCCCGCAACGTGCTCGGCTGGAGCGACGCCAACTCCACCGAGTTCGACAAGTCCAGCGGCCATCCGGTGGTCGGCCTGATCACCGAATGGCAGGACGCGACCGGCGCCACCGAGATCCGCACCGAAGCTTCCGACCTGGGCGGCACCATGCGCCTGGGCGCCCAGGAGTGCCAGCTGCAGACCGGCACCCTGGTGCACGACTGCTATGCCAAGGACGTGATCGTCGAGCGCCATCGCCATCGCTACGAAGTGAACAACAACCTGCTGCCGCAACTGGAGCAGGCCGGCCTGAAGATTTCCGGCCGCTCCGGCGACGGCGCCCTGGTGGAAGTGGTCGAGGCCCCGGAGCATCCGTGGTTCGTCGCCTGCCAGTTCCACCCGGAGTTCACCTCCACACCGCGTGATGGCCACCCGCTGTTCAGCGGTTTCGTCAACGCCGCGCTGAAATATTCCGGGAAGGCCTGAGCATGGCACAGAAGATCGTTCGCGTCGGCGATATCCAGATCGGCAACGACCTGCCGTTCGTGCTGTTCGGCGGCATGAACGTGCTGGAGTCGCGCGACCTGGCCATGCAGGTCTGCGAAGAATACGTACGGGTTACCGAGAAACTCGGTATCCCCTATGTGTTCAAGGCCAGCTTCGACAAGGCCAACCGTTCCTCGATCCACTCGTTCCGTGGTCCGGGCCTGGAAGAGGGAATGAAGATCTTCGAAGAGATCAAGAAGACCTTCAAGGTACCGGTCATCACCGATGTCCACGAGCCGTTCCAGGCCCAGCCGGTGGCCGAGGTCTGCGACATCATCCAGCTGCCGGCCTTCCTCTCGCGACAGACCGACCTGGTGGTGGCGATGGCCAGGACCAACGCGGTGATCAATATCAAAAAGGCCCAGTTCCTCGCGCCCCAGGAGATGAAGCACATCCTGACCAAGTGCGAGGAAGCCGGTAACGACCGCCTGATCCTCTGCGAGCGCGGCTCCTCCTTCGGTTACAACAACCTGGTGGTCGACATGCTCGGCTTCGGCATCATGAAGCAGTTCGAGTACCCGGTATTCTTCGACGTCACCCACGCCCTGCAGATGCCTGGCGGTCGCGCGGACTCCGCCGGCGGCCGGCGCGCCCAGGTCACCGACCTGGCCAAGGCCGGGCTCAGCCAGAAGCTCGCCGGGCTGTTCCTCGAGGCCCATCCGGACCCCGAGCACGCCAAGTGCGACGGTCCGTGCGCGCTGCGCCTGAACAAACTCGAAGCCTTCCTGTCCCAGCTCAAGCAACTGGACGAGCTGATCAAGAGCTTTCCTGCAATCGAGACTGCCTAGTCTCCTCAGACCGCCCCGTTCATTCACTTCGGAGTGTTAACAAGAATGGCAAAGATCGTCGACATCAAGGGCCGTGAGGTCCTGGACTCCCGCGGCAACCCTACCGTTGAAGCGGACGTGATCCTGGACAACGGCATCGTCGGCAGCGCCTGCGCGCCTTCCGGTGCTTCCACCGGTTCCCGCGAGGCCCTCGAGCTGCGCGATGGCGACAAGAGCCGTTACCTGGGCAAGGGCGTGC containing:
- the kdsA gene encoding 3-deoxy-8-phosphooctulonate synthase, with amino-acid sequence MAQKIVRVGDIQIGNDLPFVLFGGMNVLESRDLAMQVCEEYVRVTEKLGIPYVFKASFDKANRSSIHSFRGPGLEEGMKIFEEIKKTFKVPVITDVHEPFQAQPVAEVCDIIQLPAFLSRQTDLVVAMARTNAVINIKKAQFLAPQEMKHILTKCEEAGNDRLILCERGSSFGYNNLVVDMLGFGIMKQFEYPVFFDVTHALQMPGGRADSAGGRRAQVTDLAKAGLSQKLAGLFLEAHPDPEHAKCDGPCALRLNKLEAFLSQLKQLDELIKSFPAIETA
- a CDS encoding CTP synthase, with protein sequence MTRYIFVTGGVVSSLGKGIASASLAAILEARGLKITMLKLDPYINVDPGTMSPFQHGEVFVTQDGAETDLDLGHYERFVRTTMTQNNNFTTGRVYMDVLRKERRGDYLGATVQVIPHITDEIKRRIIKGAGDADVALVEIGGTVGDIESQPFLEAIRQLRVEIGAKRAMLMHLTLVPYIATAGETKTKPTQHSVKELRSIGLQPDVLVCRSDHPIDVSSRRKIALFTNVEERAVIALEDVDTIYRIPSVLHAQGLDDIVVERFGLECGQADLSEWDRVVDAKLNPEREVTIAMVGKYMELLDAYKSLIEAMTHAGIQSRTKVNLRYIDSEDIEQQGTSLLEGVDAILVPGGFGLRGVEGKISTVQYARENKIPYLGICLGMQVAVIEYARNVLGWSDANSTEFDKSSGHPVVGLITEWQDATGATEIRTEASDLGGTMRLGAQECQLQTGTLVHDCYAKDVIVERHRHRYEVNNNLLPQLEQAGLKISGRSGDGALVEVVEAPEHPWFVACQFHPEFTSTPRDGHPLFSGFVNAALKYSGKA